Proteins from a single region of Hydra vulgaris chromosome 12, alternate assembly HydraT2T_AEP:
- the LOC136088725 gene encoding uncharacterized protein LOC136088725 isoform X1: MAASYATNRRRVREQVDKDMEEIYGESYYQKSNVSTCSISNDCENVYYDDNAYEVDNNNDEDSFPFQIPNNQYDDDQDKCYFTSDSENESDLDSNPDEKDVVLKNESKISTNVVIIKKKIFCRHVNAAVVMAMPKAHQTKDANSKISTKLYNEEHSNVVVSLK, from the exons ATGGCTGCTTCATATGCAACAAACAGAAGAAGAGTGAGAGAGCAAGTTGATAAAGATATGGAAGAAATTTATGGTGAAAGTTATTATCAGAAAAGTAATGTGTCTACCTGTAGCATTTCTAATGATTgtgaaaatgtttattatgaTGACAATGCATATGAGGTTGATAATAACAATGATGAAGATAGTTTTCCTTTTCAAATTCCTAATAATCAATATGACGATGATCAGGATAAATGCTATTTCACATCAGACTCAGAAAATGAAAGTGATCTGGATAGCAATCCTGATGAAAAAG ATGtggtattaaaaaatgaaagcaaAATATCAACGAATgtagtaattattaaaaaaaaaatattttgtcgcCATGTTAATGCAG CAGTAGTTATGGCAATGCCTAAAGCTCATCAAACGAAAGATGCAAATTCAAAGATTTCTACCAAATTGTATAATGAGGAGCATTCCAACGTTGTTGTTAGTCTCAAGTGA
- the LOC136088725 gene encoding uncharacterized protein LOC136088725 isoform X2 — MAASYATNRRRVREQVDKDMEEIYGESYYQKSNVSTCSISNDCENVYYDDNAYEVDNNNDEDSFPFQIPNNQYDDDQDKCYFTSDSENESDLDSNPDEKDVVLKNESKISTNVVIIKKKIFCRHVNAVVMAMPKAHQTKDANSKISTKLYNEEHSNVVVSLK; from the exons ATGGCTGCTTCATATGCAACAAACAGAAGAAGAGTGAGAGAGCAAGTTGATAAAGATATGGAAGAAATTTATGGTGAAAGTTATTATCAGAAAAGTAATGTGTCTACCTGTAGCATTTCTAATGATTgtgaaaatgtttattatgaTGACAATGCATATGAGGTTGATAATAACAATGATGAAGATAGTTTTCCTTTTCAAATTCCTAATAATCAATATGACGATGATCAGGATAAATGCTATTTCACATCAGACTCAGAAAATGAAAGTGATCTGGATAGCAATCCTGATGAAAAAG ATGtggtattaaaaaatgaaagcaaAATATCAACGAATgtagtaattattaaaaaaaaaatattttgtcgcCATGTTAATGCAG TAGTTATGGCAATGCCTAAAGCTCATCAAACGAAAGATGCAAATTCAAAGATTTCTACCAAATTGTATAATGAGGAGCATTCCAACGTTGTTGTTAGTCTCAAGTGA